In Arenicella xantha, the genomic window ATGACGTTTAGTCATAGATAGAGAAAAAACCAATAACCGGAATTTTTAAATGGCCGAAATTTTCACCTTAGTAAATCTAGTCGATTTATTACTACTAGTATTACTACAAGCCGTGTTGGGCTTTGACAATTTGCTTTATATCTCATTGGAGAGCAAACGCGCTCCGCTTGAGAAACAAAAAGCAGTCCGCTTTTGGGGCATCATTATTGCGGTCGCATTACGAATCATATTGTTATTCCTACTGCTAAACATGATCAAAGCTTTCCAAAATGAGTTATTCGCAATTCATTGGGAAGGAATCATTCATGCGACCTTTACGTTACACGCAATCATTGTGTTGTTTGGCGGGGTATTCATTCTCTATACCGCCATGAAAGAGATATTGCATATGATGAGCCTCGAAGATATTAACCAAGAAGAAAGAAGCAATAAATCGATCGGCTTTGTGATTTTTTGGATCGTGGCGATGAACGTTGTGTTCTCATTTGACTCTATTCTAAGCGCTATGGCGGTGACCAAAGTGTTCGCCGTTATGGCCACCGCCATTCTCATTGGCGGAATATTAATGGTGGCATTAGCCGATACCGTATCCGACTTCTTAACCAAGAATCGAATGTACGAAGTACTCGGCTTATTCATCTTATTCTTAGTCGGCGTTATGCTGCTATCTGAAGGCGGCCATCTCGCTCACATGCAATTGTTCGGAAACCCCATTGAACAAATGTCGAAAACCACATTTTATTTTGTTTTATTCGTACTGATTATCAGTGACATAGTCCAAAGTCGCTATCAGCGTAAATTGAATATCGCAAAAAAAGGGGTAGGTAGTAAAACCCCATAAAATGCACGATGAAGTCTTTAAAAATCGTGATTTATTAGCGATGACGCTAATTGGCAACATGGTAATTAGTTCGTCAAGTGCTATTATCAAGTTGTAATAATGCGCATTTACAACAATAACAAACCTTTGAAAAACCAATAGTTTAAACGTAGGAGGATGTATGTCTGCAGACACCCCCAGTCAATCAGTACTCGTCATATCAGCGGATACTACCGTTGTCGAAACCATTCTTGGTGGTAACACTACTGATCAGCAATTTAACGCTCGTGAATCGGTACAGGCCGCGTTAGCCGAACCCAATTTATTTTTGAACAACAGCATCGTGATTTTTGATATCGATAGCACTGCCGGCGATGTCGGCACCGCGATAGATCAAGCGCTGAAGATCAAACAAAGCGACCCAACTCAAGTATTGATGCTTGTTGGCGAGAAAGAAGGACTCAATGAAATTCTCAAGTCCAATATTCAGCCCGTGGTGTATCGAGCATTTAATAAGCCAGTTAGCGCCAATCAAATTTCATTAGCATTTAAGTCAGCACATGTTTTACATACTGAATTAGTAGAAAAGCAAGCGGCTGGTGAAGACATTATGGTTGTCGGCCCTGCCGAGAATCGAGCTAGTGTTGACTCATTAGCCGCTCAACGTAAAACCAACCCAGCCATTTATGCAGGTATCGGTGTATTAGCGTTAGCTGTAGTCGGCTTTTTGATTTTCGGCGGTGGCGGAGAAGAAGAGCAACAAATCGTTCTCGACACACCAACTGAAGCGACACAAGTCATCGAAGATATCGAAGCGGACACAGTCTCTATTACCAACGAACTAAATCAACAAGCAGCCACAGCACTATTAGAGGGTCGTTATGTGACTCCTGCTGGTGACAATGCTCTTGAGTATTTTGATCAAGTGTTGGAAATTGACCCATATGACTCAACCGCTTACGAAGGGCGTAAAACCGTTGCTGAAGCAATGCGCTCCAACTACAACCAACTAGTTGCAGATGCTCAATTTGATGAAGCACTAAAAACCATAGATGCTTTACGCGCTATTGAACCGTTAAACACCAATAACGATCAGCTTAGCGCCGATTTAGGCAAGGCGATTACAGCCCATGTGAAGAAAGTACGCGCCAGTGGCTCAGAAGAAGAAATAGCTGAAACCGCCGCCGTATTGGAGCGACTGGAAGGTGACGTTGAAGGCTCTAAGACAGCGACTGAAGCTTTGAAGGAAGAACAAGTTCTGATTGGCAACATCGACAACGCGCTGGCTAACGGCAACCTAATCCCTCCTCAAAAAGGAAACGCTTACTCACTGGTTTCAGACGCTTTAAAAGGCAATAAGATCAGCAAGGCCAATTCGGAACCTCGAGTAAAAGAACTTAGCGCCAAACTGCTTGTATTAGCCAATGAAAATTTTGGCTCTGGCAATATGGAAGAGACAGCTAAATTGTCGGCGCTGATCAAACGCTTAAACGTTGACCGTCAGGGCTTAGCCGATCTAAACCAGAAAGTGAAAGCTAAACAAGAAGAAATTGCAGCGGCGAAAGCAGCCGAGCAAAAAACTGAGCCAGTAAAGGTTGCTGAAGCCAAACCTGCGCCACCTAAAATTCTTCCTGCTAAAGTAATCAGTCGAGCACCTCCTCGCTATCCAAGCCGTGCCTTGAAGAACGGGCAAGAGGGTTGGGTACAAGTGGCCTTCTACGTAAACACAGACGGTGTCCCTGAAGATATCACTATTAAGGGATCTGAACCTTCTACAACCTTTGATTCAGCAGCGATAAAATCAGTCGAAAAATGGCGCTTTTCTCCAGCTCGCAATCAGAACACTGGCTTGCCAGTGCGCAGCACCCAAATTACTACTAAGGTGCAATTTCGCTTGAACTAGTGAAATAGGCTATATAGAAAAGGGCGTGCTTTTAGCACGCCCTTTTTTTTGGATTGTCAAAATGATTCCTGCCGCTTGCAACGTCACGCAAGCTTCATTGGCACAACTATCTGTCGTTAACTCGCGTAATCAATGCTTGCGTGGACGGATCAAACGCGTCTTTGGCGCCATCGGCAACATTTGCAGCATTGGGATCAATGGTAGGCTTAAGCTGTTTCGCAAGACGCTTCCCAAGCTCTACGCCCATTTGGTCATACGAATTAATATTCGCAAATAATCCACCACAAAAAGTCCTATGCTCATAAAACGCTAATAATGCACCGAGCGTTGTTGGATTGAGTCGCTGCAAGAGAATAGTTGTCGAGGGCTTATCACCAGCGAATATCTTTGCTTTAGCAGCTAGGTCAGTTAATCCCTCTGTCGCATGCAACTCTTTCACTTCGTCAAGACTTTGGCCCGCTAATAGCGCCGCCGTCTGCGCTAGACCATTAGCCAGCAACTCAAGGTGATGCTCGGGATATTCATGATCAGCACGCAAGGTTAAAATAAACTCGGCCGGGATCAGTGAGGTGCCCTGATGCAACATTTGAAATACCGAATGCTGAACATCAGTGCCGACACCGCCCCAGACCACCGGCGATGTTTCCTGATCGACCGGACTACCATCTACCTGACGATCCTTACCATTGCTCTCGGTTTCTAATTGCTGCAAGTAATCGACCAACGAACGTAAACGGTAATCGTAGGCAAAGATCGCCTTGGAACTCGCGCCCATGAAATTATCATAATAATGATCGAGCATAGCAGCGAGAAAACAGACGTTTTCACTTGGCTTTGTTTGATAAAAATGCTGATCCATTGATGCCGCGCCGGCCAAAAACTCTTGAAACCGATCCATACCAAACACCAATGCAGCCGACAGAGACACTGACGACCACACCGAGTATCTACCACCAACCCATTGCGGGAAGGAAACAACATTTTTTTCAGGTATTCCATACGCAACAGCATTGTCTGGAGCTGCCGTCACTGCGTAGAAATTCTGCAACGGGTTCATCTCCCCGTGTTTAGCAAACCAATCAGCGATCGAGTTTATGTTTTGCAAGGTTTCAGCCGTGGTGAAAGTTTTCGACACTCCGATTACCAATGTGCTTGTAACCCTACAGGCACTCAACACGGCGACTAATTGGTGTGCGTCAATGTTGCCGATAAAGTGAACGGTAATATCGCCGCCTACGTCGCTCAACGCTTCGGTAATTAGCTGTGGCCCTAGCGCAGAGCCGCCAATACCAACATGAATAATGTCAGTCACCTGAGTACTTCGAGCATCGAGTTCTTTGGTAATTGCTGCATATTGCTCAAGCAGCTGATTTGCTGAGGACTGCGCTTGCTCTAACGTCTCGGGGCGACGCATATCGATTCCCTGGTTAGTCGGGTCACGCAATAGCGTATGCAACACCGAGCGATCTTCGGTAATATTAATTCGTTCACCTGAAAACAGATCCGTACGCTTTTTTGCAAACTCAATTTGATCCGAAAATTCGGAGTAAATATTGATCAGCTCAGGACTGATATGAGTTTTACTAAAATCAAAATAGATATCCCCTATCTGCTTGGACATCAGATTTACACGATTACTATCGCTGATAAACTTCTTTTTAATCCCTAAACGCTGATCAAGAACGGCCAACGCCTCTAACCTTTTTCGAAGCGATGGTTCAATTGACGGCGACATGATATTTTCAGACATAGGTAAGCATTGCTTAGCGCGAGGCTAACGGTTAAGTTTTAACATAGACTGGAGATTGTAGTGCATCTCCAATGTACTCGAAAGTGCAAACTTGATTGACATAGTCTAATTGACTTTATTATTGCTGCATCCTTGACGCGGTGTCCAACATTCGGTTAGAGAATCCCCATTCGTTATCGTACCAAGCCTGCACTTTGACAAGCTGTCCATTAATTCGAGTTTGCTCAATATCCACCACGCAAGAATTAGGGTCATGGTTGAAATCAATCGACACCAAAGGAACATTGCTCACGTTGAACACACCCGAACGACCTTCTTTATAGACCTCAAATATATCAGCTATCTCTTGCAATGATGTTTTGCGGGTCGCTAAAAAGGTTAAGTCCAACAAGGATACATTAATGGTTGGCACTCTAACTGCTACGGCATCTAACTTACCATCCAAATCAGGTATTACCTGTCCGATCGCTTTGGCCGAACCGGTACTGGTTGGAATCATCGAGTAACTAGCCGCTCGCCCTCGCCGCTTATCTTTATGATATGAATCCAACAGATTTTGAGTGTTAGTATAAGCATGCACCGTATTCGCTAAACCCGAAACAATTCCAATCGAACTATGCATTGCGCTAGCTACATGCGCCAAACAGTTGGTTGTGCACGACGCATTAGAAATCAGCTGGCTGTTAGGACCTATCTCGCTATCGTTGACTCCAAACACCACAGTCGCATCTAGCCCTTTGCCTGGCGCTGACACGAGTACTTTTTTGGCACCGGCTGTTAAATGCTTGCTCGCTAATTCACGGGTTCGGAAAAATCCTGTACATTCGAGCACGATATCAACATCGAGGTCTCCCCACGGCAAATTTGCGGGGTCTCTCTGCATAAACGCTGGAATAACCTTTCCATCGACCGAAATAGAGTCTTCGGTAAAACTGACAATCTGATTAAATCGTCCATGGGTCGTATCGTATTGCAATAAGTGAGCGTTAGCCTCCGTGGACGCTAAGTCATTAATCGCTACGATATTAAACTGTTTGTCCAAACCCCGCTCATAGACGGCCCGAAGTATATTTCGCCCGATGCGGCCGAAGCCATTTATAGCAATATTGATCATCTCTAAACTCCTAGTTTACTTTTTAATACGGGTCAGCGTTGCACCTCAAAGATAATACCGACAGATTCAAAGAATGTGGTAATTCCGAGGCTGAATATCGCTAGCCGAAGGCACTCTGCAACAACCGATGCTGGGAATAAAAGCCTACACTCATCGGCGTAATTATCATTGAGATAGACTCTCAAGCAGACCACTAAACACTTAATTAGACCCGCCCAACTCTAGATACAAAATTCCATATACCAAGTTCTACAAAGCAGTAACGCTAAACACAAAAAAGCACGCTAAGACGCGTGCTTTTTTGAATTTCATCATCGAACCAACATCACGTTCCTTCTGTCAAGGAGATGGTCGGTGTCGGGACATTAGCGGATTTAATTCCGTCTATCGCCTGAATGATTGCCTTGGTTTGAGCCTTAGGGTCAACCTTAACAACTACCGATGCTTCTGGCCGTTCAGCCTTTAGGCGTGTAACGGTAGACTTAATCGCACGATGATCAACCACATTACGCTCAATTGTTATTTCATTCAACTTGTTGATTTCAATAACAATTGGCTTTGGCGCTTCTGGGTCTGGCGGATCAGCAGAAGCCGGTGGCTTATTAATATCGATACCTGACTCTTTTACAAAACTGGCTGTCACAATGAAGAAAATTAACATGATAAACACCACGTCCAACATGGGCGTGATATCAATATCGGTTTCTTCTTCGTTATTCGCTTTACCTAGACGTTTCATTATTATTTCCTCTGTAACGCTTAACGCTGTGCTTCATACTGCTCGGCAATCAAACCAGCAGCGTGTTCTTCTAAAATACCCTCAACACGTCTGGCGCGACTCGAAGCCATCCAGTGAGCGAAAACGGTAGGAATCGCAACCACTAAACCTAGCACGGTTGTAACCAAGGCCTGAGAGATACCTCCAGCCATCGTTTTAGGATCACCTGCGCCATATAAGGTAATTGCTTGGAAAGTTTGAATCATGCCAGTCACGGTACCTAGTAGACCAAGAAGTGGTGCAACCACCGCAATGATTTTGATAAACATGATCCATGAGTTCAACTTAGGCGATTCTTTCAACATAGCCTCGCCAAGCTTCAATTCCATTGTCTCGGGATCCGTATTCGGATTATCTTGGAACACTTTCAATACGCGACCCAATGGGTTACGTAGAGAAGGACGTTTAAGATCCTTAGCTTGCTTACGCACCTTACCTTCGACACCTATTAACACCAAGATACGGAAAGCGGCAATTAGTAGCGCAAGTACACCCAAGGTAATGATCACATAACCTACGATACCGCCCTCTTTGACTTTCTCACCAACACTCGGAGCCAGAACCAATGCACTTAGCAATGCACCCTTCGTTGGGTCCATCAAGAACGGAGTTACATCTGAGGTACTATTTTGCAAGTCAATTGCCCGACTAGTGAAGTCGCCACGCATTTGACGCTCTAACGCGACGAAACCAAGGCCTTCAGAGTACTGCAGAATGTCACCACCAGTAACCGCATTGAATACACCAACTCGGGTTACCACCTTGTCTTGCTTTTCATAGATCGGAATCGGGTTACCATTATCGTTCTTCAATAGTTCGCCGTTCTCGTCAACTTCGTAACCGACTACATAATTCACCGGGGCAGTGTACTTTACTACCTTACCTTGCTCGGTCATTTCATTCTGCAGTTGGTACCACAAATCTTCTATTTCGGTTATCGAAACTAAGTCAGTCAAACTCGCCATTTTGGCTACCATTTGACGAAGATTTTCAGCACGATCTGGGTATTGAGCACTAATCAGCGACGTCTTATAAGACTCTTGCGCTTCTGACGCCGATAACTGAATCACGCCGAACAACTGCTTTAGATCACCTAGCTCCTTAGCTAAATCCTCTTGCAACGCAATGATTTTCGTTTCATTGGCTTTGAACTGACGATCCAATTCATCACTGATACGCTCTTGACGAGCGCGCTCGTTGCGCATTGCGTTCAAACGGCCTTGCTGCTTACTGCGCTCGGCTTTAAATTGATTCTCACGAGCTGTATTCGCAGTGCGTTCGCGACTCGCTGCTGAGTTTGTTGCGCTCAAAATCCGATTAATATCTAAGGCGCGAGTCGATTCGTTAGCCTGGGCTTGCACACCCGAACTAAAAGGCACAAGCAGAACGACTAACAGCAGTGCAACCGACCTAGACACACCCGAACGAATGACATTGCTAGATCCGTACATTTTCGACCGTCTATTATTTATTTTTGCTAGTAAAGAGACCATGTTAAATCGCCTCCGGTGCTTTGGTGGGAAGAAGCATTAGCCCTTTCACCTCTTTATCTTGTGTCATACGAATAGCCTGTGCAATACCAGCATTGTGTGAGCTATCAAGCGCTTTCCACACCTTTGCTGAGGTATCCCAGTATCCAGCTTGTTTGCCATCGGTAGTGAGATAATACAAGCCAGACCGGCCTACTTGCAGCATATTGACCGACAAGGTTCCTTGCGGCAATTCAAGCTCTTCGACAAAAACGTCGATCGACTGGCCGTAGGCATTCTCAATCGAATACGCCTCTAAGACTTGACGAAATCGCTCAGCGGCAGAAATATTCGCGTTAGTTAAATAACCTTTGATTCGTCCGACACGAGCGCGACGCTCTTCAAGTTTGAACGGAACATCAGCGGCAATAAAGCGCTCTAAACCGTCAATCATGCTGAGCATAAGTGGCACGATCTGGCGCTCAATTAACGAAGCATCTTCGATAGAACGCTCGAGCCGTTGCATGGCTACTTCTTGAGCCTGCAAAGTTCGACGCATGCGATCGTTAAACTTCTTCAACACCTCAACGTTTTTACGCTGTTGATGGTAGTCAGCAATAACCTTTTCGGTTTGCTCGGAGATTGCATCAATACGCTTCTGCGACGCGGCACCTGACCCTTGACGCTTTATTCCGCTATTCAAGATATCATCGGTCTTGTCTGCATAGGCAGTGAATGGCATCAACGCCGCGAGTGAGAGACAAAGCACACTCTTTTTCACTACTGACTTCAGTACTACTGTACGCATATTTAACCTCTTTATAAGTCCAAGACTAAAGCTTGGCTTTTTATTGGTTCTTTCAAGTAAACGTGTTTATAAATCAAACACGAATTATCTAATTTGTTTATCTATCGATTAAGTAATTGGCTCAACGCTAGTATCAATCTCAGGGATTGGTGCCTCGAGCTCTCTAATTCGAATAACTTCTGATTTAACGTATCTGATCCAATTTCGAGCATCACCAGAAACTTTCTCGTAGTTAGTAGCTCGATTGAAAGTCGCTTCAGCCTCGACAAATTGCTTTTGCTCAAACTGTGCTAAACCTAGGCTAATGAATACGCCGCCGGTGTTCTGCAGGCCACCTTTATTGATAGCTTTTTTGAGCGCGCTTTCAGCTTCACGCCAGCGATTCAGTTGAATTAGAGATAGACCAAGCTGGTTGTACAACTTACCGTCTTTCGCCAAACCAGCCGCCTTTTCCAATGGCGCAAGGGCTTTTTCGTACTCTTTTGCTGCAAACAATGCTTGTGCGTAGATACGATAATTCTTAAGCACGCCTTTGATCACGCCCGAATTCAGACCTTTTTCCATGATCTGTGCCGCGGCATAAGGATTGTCGAGACTCATATTTAACTGCGCGAGTGCAACCACTTCGGCTTCAGATGTCAGTAAGTTCTGATCATACAAAGCTTGATACATCGCGGTCATACGAGGTTGATCATCCAACTCGTTATAAACGCTCGCCATAGTCAGCAAATATGATTTCTTTGGATAAAACTGAACCAATTGCTTAAGCACTGGCAACATCTTGCGATAGTCATTCTTCTGGCGATAGATCTGACTCAATAATTGCAACCAACCTTCTTTAGGTACGCTACCAACTTCTTCATACTTAGAAATACCCTTTTGCACATTTGGTAGCGCAGCGTCGTAATCTTTAAGCATGTAGTGAGCTTGACCTACTAGCATGTAAGCGTCAGCAGCTGGATCTTGCTGAGTCTTAAACCATTGCTGGGCATACTTGAGGGCTTCACGATAATTTTCTTGTGAAAACAGAACCTGAGCAATCACATACAACATTTGATTGTAAAAAGCATCGGATAAACCCTCGCGAGTCGCCGTTACCAATTTGAATTCTCGCAAGGCGCAATTCAAATTATCTTCTTCAAAACAAATGTTGCCACGATAGTTATGCAAATAGGCTTTCTCGATATTATTTAATTCGGGATCTTGCGCCAATTTATCTAAAAGTGCCTTGGTTTCGTTGGTTCGCTTTTCTTCAAAAGACAATTGAATCTTCTCAAACGTCTTCATGTGCTTTTGACGTATCGACTCTACCCGTTTGGTCTGCCTTTTATTACTAGCGCCTTCTTCTTGCGCTACAGCTTGCTGTGCGCCGAACACCGCAACCTCAACCGCCACAAACATCGGTACCATAAGTACGGCTGTTGCAACGGAGGCTGTTATTGTCTTCAAAAAATTCATGGTATTCATAGTTTCACCTCGCTGAGAGTGATTGTTATTCGGCTCGCCGACTTAACAACCACCTTCCATTTCAAAAACCACCCGGATTTCTACTCCAGAAACGTCTACTGGCTTACCACCAACCTGACGGGGTTTGTACTTGTACTTAAGTGCAGCCTTTTTCGCGGCACTTTCAAACATTGACGAAGTACTTGCCATCACTTCAGGGTTAGTTACTGTGCCACTCGAAGTTACCGTATAACGCAAATCAACCGAACCACACAAACCTCGTTCTGCCGCACGTCGTGGGTAGATCGGAGGAGGACGGAAGATTGGCAAATATTCCCCATCATTGGAGTTGAACCCTTTAAGATCACGATTAATACCAACTTTCACCGCGCCAAGCGCAAAGTTGGAATTAATATCAAGCCGATCAGCCACAACCTGCACGTCAGGCACATCGGGCTGCTGCTCTACTTCGTCCGGGCGCTGAGGCTTAGGCGTGATAGTTTGAACTTCTTCGTTCTTAGGATTGAATTTAAAGTCTGGCAATTTCAGATCCTGAGACTCTACCAATTCAGGCTCCTCCATCTTAATCAAGGCATACATACCTACGATTAGACCAAGCGTCACGAATACTGCGATCACTAGGGATTGAATAGATCTAAACATGATTACTACTCCGATTTAGTCGCGACAGTGGGAAGTTGAATGCCAGCTTCTTTAAGCGCGTCAACAACTTTCATGACGGTCTCGGCATTGGACTCAATATCCGCTTGCACAATCACTTCCCCATCAGGGGTCTCTGCTCGCAAACGGGCCACGTTGGCTTTGATAGCGCGCGGATCAATTACCCGTCGATCAAGCCATATATCATTGTTTTCATCGATAGCAAGAAGGATAGATGCCTTCGGATGCTTAACAGCATTAACCGCTTCAGGCTTAGTAACTTTAGCGCCGCTCTCTTTAATAAAGCTAGCGGTAACGATGAAGAAAATGAGCATAATGAAGACAACGTCCAACATCGGCGTAATGTCGATTTTGGCGTCTTCCTCTTGTCTATTTCTAAGTGCTCGTCTCATTTAATGTTCTCCCAACTTAGGGGGTTAATTCTTGGCTGATAACTACTGAGCTACGGGTCTAATGATCCAAGGTCAGGTTTTCATTCAACTTTTCTCGTTCTTGTTCAGCCTTACGCTGCAACCAAAAACTTAAGAACAAGCCGGATAAAGCCGCCACCATTCCAGCCATAGTTGGAACAGTCGCACGCGAAACACCGCCTGCCATCGCACGAGCGTTACTAGTGCCGTTGATCGCCATGACTTGGAAAACCTCAATCATGCCAGTTACAGTACCGAGCAACCCAAATAGCGGAGCCAATGCAACGCAAGCTTGGATCATCGATAAATTTTCACGCAACTTACTAGCGACACGGGACACCAGCTCTTCACGAACTTGGTGAGCCGCCCAAGACTTACGTTCGGTACGCGACTCCCACTCTTCAATCGCCGACTTAACAGCCGAACGATGAGCACCGCGTATATAAAATATGCGCTCAATAATCATGAACCACATAATAATGAGTAATCCAGCGATCAGATATAAAACCGGTCCGCCCAGCTCCATAAAATCTCGAATGTACTCAAAGATGACTAAAATAAACTCTGGCATCTTGTGAAACCTCTATTGTTACTGACAGTCTCTTATTTCGTTAAGTTCGCTGGCCACAATTGTCCAGCGAACTTAACCCGAGACCAAAAGCGCTTAGCTTTCGATCTGACGAGCAACCATACCAGCTGACTGCTCTTCGAGGATTTCCTCAACACGCTTCGCTTTTGACGCAGCGGCGGTATGCAAGAGAACGATCGGAATTGCTACTACTAGACCACATACTGTGGTTACCAGCGCTTGAGAAATACCGCCAGCCATAAGCTTTGGATCTCCCGCACCGAACAAAGTAATTGATTGGAACGTCTCAATCATACCGAGCACCGTACCGAGTAGACCCGCTAGTGGTGCTACTACTGAAACGATCTTCAAGAACATCAACCAAGATGTCAGTTTCGGCGTTTCCTTCATAATCGCCTCAGACAACCTCAGCTCCATCGCCTCGGTATCTTTAGTTGGATTATCAGTAACCGCTTTCAATACACGACCAAGTGGGTTCTTCGTTGAAGGCGAGCCAGGATTCTTAGCTTGCTTGTTAACGGAAGCCGCAACACCAAACAACGTCACAATCTTGTAAATAGCGATTAACGCGGCGAATAAACCAACACCTAAAATGATGTAACCAACTGGTCCACCTTGGTCAATTCGCTCTCTCAGACTTGGACTCTCAACTGCCGCATCAAGTAAGCGACCTTGTGTTGGATCCAACGCGAAATTAACCGTACCACCTGAACCAGCTGCTCCGAACAAATCACCAGCTTGACTCAAATATCGACCGTCTGGTTGACGCGGCAATTCAGCCACACCACCTTTACCGTAGGTTAGGAAGTTACCATCACCAATCAAGTTAAACACACCAACTCGAACCACATCTTGGTCAGTACGCGCGCCAGAAGCAGTTGCTACAGAGGCACTAAACTTGGCTACTTTACCTTGCTGCACAAGCTCGTTAAAAAGCTCACGCCACACTGACTCAACCTCACCAGCCGTCACAAGCTGATTCGCTTGATTCGATACTTTCTTGGAAATTTCGTCAAAATTAGCACCACGACCTGGGTACTGAGCCGACACGATAGAAGTGTCGAAACGGGCTTCTGCCTCACCAACTACCTGCTGTACGGCACCAAATAAATCTTTCAGATTACCGAGTGCAGCTTGGCGAGCGGTACGAATCGTATTCAACTCTTCGTTATTTGCGGCGTATTGGTTTTCAAGCGCTTCACTGCGCGCATCCAATGTCGCACGCTGTGCTTTTAGATTTGCCAGAATGGCAGCTTTACCGCCGCCAGCTGAACGAAATCGATTCTCTAAATCAGTCGCTGCTTTGCTTTTTTGCAAACTGCCACTTTTAACATCAGATAGAAGTTGGTCGACAGTTTGAGCTTGAACTGGGGCGAAGGCGAACGTTGCTGTAATAGCAATAGCTGTTAATAAACGCTTCATGATTACGCACCCTCCGGAGCATTGATAGGCAGACTTAGCAGTTCAGGCGCAGTCGTTTTAGCCGCGACCTTGATTGCTTTTCGGATATTTCGATTGTCGCTGGCAGGCAGCGGCTTCCAAGTATTATTCACTGAATCCCACATCCCAGAATTTTTCTGATCGGTAGTTTGGTAATAAAGCGCAATGCGACCGATACGGAGCATATCAACTTCTACTTCGGTGCCACCAATACTCTGAGTTGCTTTATAAGCTTCAGAGGTTGTGCCGTATTCGAGCTCAACATTATAGATATCCATAATACTGCGGTAGCGACTAGAGGTTGTGGCATCAGGGTTCTTCATCAAATCTTTCAATTGAATGATGCTCTTAACACGCTCTTCTTTATGAAAAGGCAAATCTGCTTTCACAAACGCTTCCAAAGCGGCCAACATTTTGCTCAAAACTGGCGCC contains:
- a CDS encoding TerC family protein, whose product is MAEIFTLVNLVDLLLLVLLQAVLGFDNLLYISLESKRAPLEKQKAVRFWGIIIAVALRIILLFLLLNMIKAFQNELFAIHWEGIIHATFTLHAIIVLFGGVFILYTAMKEILHMMSLEDINQEERSNKSIGFVIFWIVAMNVVFSFDSILSAMAVTKVFAVMATAILIGGILMVALADTVSDFLTKNRMYEVLGLFILFLVGVMLLSEGGHLAHMQLFGNPIEQMSKTTFYFVLFVLIISDIVQSRYQRKLNIAKKGVGSKTP
- a CDS encoding energy transducer TonB; the protein is MSADTPSQSVLVISADTTVVETILGGNTTDQQFNARESVQAALAEPNLFLNNSIVIFDIDSTAGDVGTAIDQALKIKQSDPTQVLMLVGEKEGLNEILKSNIQPVVYRAFNKPVSANQISLAFKSAHVLHTELVEKQAAGEDIMVVGPAENRASVDSLAAQRKTNPAIYAGIGVLALAVVGFLIFGGGGEEEQQIVLDTPTEATQVIEDIEADTVSITNELNQQAATALLEGRYVTPAGDNALEYFDQVLEIDPYDSTAYEGRKTVAEAMRSNYNQLVADAQFDEALKTIDALRAIEPLNTNNDQLSADLGKAITAHVKKVRASGSEEEIAETAAVLERLEGDVEGSKTATEALKEEQVLIGNIDNALANGNLIPPQKGNAYSLVSDALKGNKISKANSEPRVKELSAKLLVLANENFGSGNMEETAKLSALIKRLNVDRQGLADLNQKVKAKQEEIAAAKAAEQKTEPVKVAEAKPAPPKILPAKVISRAPPRYPSRALKNGQEGWVQVAFYVNTDGVPEDITIKGSEPSTTFDSAAIKSVEKWRFSPARNQNTGLPVRSTQITTKVQFRLN
- a CDS encoding ExbD/TolR family protein, giving the protein MKRLGKANNEEETDIDITPMLDVVFIMLIFFIVTASFVKESGIDINKPPASADPPDPEAPKPIVIEINKLNEITIERNVVDHRAIKSTVTRLKAERPEASVVVKVDPKAQTKAIIQAIDGIKSANVPTPTISLTEGT
- the gap gene encoding type I glyceraldehyde-3-phosphate dehydrogenase — encoded protein: MINIAINGFGRIGRNILRAVYERGLDKQFNIVAINDLASTEANAHLLQYDTTHGRFNQIVSFTEDSISVDGKVIPAFMQRDPANLPWGDLDVDIVLECTGFFRTRELASKHLTAGAKKVLVSAPGKGLDATVVFGVNDSEIGPNSQLISNASCTTNCLAHVASAMHSSIGIVSGLANTVHAYTNTQNLLDSYHKDKRRGRAASYSMIPTSTGSAKAIGQVIPDLDGKLDAVAVRVPTINVSLLDLTFLATRKTSLQEIADIFEVYKEGRSGVFNVSNVPLVSIDFNHDPNSCVVDIEQTRINGQLVKVQAWYDNEWGFSNRMLDTASRMQQ
- the pgi gene encoding glucose-6-phosphate isomerase, producing MSENIMSPSIEPSLRKRLEALAVLDQRLGIKKKFISDSNRVNLMSKQIGDIYFDFSKTHISPELINIYSEFSDQIEFAKKRTDLFSGERINITEDRSVLHTLLRDPTNQGIDMRRPETLEQAQSSANQLLEQYAAITKELDARSTQVTDIIHVGIGGSALGPQLITEALSDVGGDITVHFIGNIDAHQLVAVLSACRVTSTLVIGVSKTFTTAETLQNINSIADWFAKHGEMNPLQNFYAVTAAPDNAVAYGIPEKNVVSFPQWVGGRYSVWSSVSLSAALVFGMDRFQEFLAGAASMDQHFYQTKPSENVCFLAAMLDHYYDNFMGASSKAIFAYDYRLRSLVDYLQQLETESNGKDRQVDGSPVDQETSPVVWGGVGTDVQHSVFQMLHQGTSLIPAEFILTLRADHEYPEHHLELLANGLAQTAALLAGQSLDEVKELHATEGLTDLAAKAKIFAGDKPSTTILLQRLNPTTLGALLAFYEHRTFCGGLFANINSYDQMGVELGKRLAKQLKPTIDPNAANVADGAKDAFDPSTQALITRVNDR